A stretch of Leisingera sp. S132 DNA encodes these proteins:
- a CDS encoding IS5 family transposase produces the protein MSRPTPPTYKIKNWRAYNEALKRRGSLTIWFDPEMTWEARPTGKRGRQPIYSDAAIKTCLTMKVLFRMALRQTTGFVESLLRLSGLDWSVPDFSTLSRRQKSLAVNIPYRGSEGPLHLLIDSTGIKVEGEGEWNARKHGGSKRRVWRKVHLGIDEKTLEIRAVEFTSSNIGDAPMLPELLNQIPPEQEIGSVTADGAYDTRKCHDAIANRGANAVVPPRKNAKPWKPDTAGAIARNEALRASKYLGRALWRKWSGYHRRSRAETKMHCMKLLGQRLMARDPGRQVAELQLRVAVMNGFTALGIPVTEAVG, from the coding sequence ATGAGCAGACCAACACCCCCGACCTACAAGATCAAGAACTGGCGGGCCTATAACGAAGCGCTGAAGCGTCGTGGCTCTCTGACGATCTGGTTCGATCCCGAGATGACGTGGGAGGCCCGGCCGACCGGCAAGAGAGGCCGACAGCCCATCTATAGCGACGCCGCGATCAAGACCTGCCTGACGATGAAGGTGCTGTTCCGTATGGCGCTCAGGCAGACGACCGGCTTCGTGGAAAGTCTCCTGCGATTGAGTGGATTGGACTGGTCGGTACCGGATTTTAGCACGCTTTCACGCCGCCAGAAGTCTCTCGCCGTGAACATCCCGTATCGTGGTTCTGAGGGGCCGCTACACCTGCTGATCGACAGCACTGGGATAAAGGTAGAGGGCGAAGGCGAGTGGAATGCGCGCAAGCACGGTGGCTCGAAACGCCGCGTGTGGCGCAAGGTTCACCTCGGTATCGACGAAAAGACACTGGAAATCCGGGCAGTCGAGTTCACCAGTAGCAACATTGGTGATGCGCCCATGCTGCCGGAACTGCTTAATCAGATCCCGCCCGAGCAGGAGATCGGCAGTGTCACGGCAGATGGCGCCTACGATACGCGCAAGTGCCACGATGCCATCGCCAACCGAGGTGCCAATGCCGTCGTCCCGCCCCGCAAGAACGCCAAGCCCTGGAAACCCGACACCGCAGGCGCGATTGCGCGCAACGAAGCGCTGCGGGCGTCGAAATACCTTGGCCGAGCGCTTTGGCGGAAATGGAGTGGATACCACCGCCGAAGTCGTGCCGAAACCAAGATGCACTGCATGAAACTGCTGGGACAAAGACTGATGGCACGGGATCCTGGACGTCAGGTTGCCGAGCTTCAGCTCCGTGTTGCGGTCATGAACGGATTCACCGCGCTTGGCATACCCGTCACAGAGGCAGTGGGATAA
- a CDS encoding zinc ribbon domain-containing protein encodes MRIVEQDLWDAVRARQGELKTAGTNVPVWDRRRPKTLFSGLMACGCCGGGLAKISRDSFGCSPARNKGAAVCSNKRTIKQADLEARVLDALANHLMDPDAVQAFCEEYTAERNRLKAAAAGNRKEKEQALARAKRDHQKLVDAIIAGIPADQVKDRMIELDTRRQQLERELEHTPAPDTVAFHPSMAEAYRERVSRLIRSLGSAEGMEDAKEALRALVERIVLTPAAAGAGLDLTLEGDLAGLLRLAAGAEGADTKKASGGAPEAFDMSDEIVLVAGAGFGLCRTKITLKK; translated from the coding sequence TTGCGGATCGTCGAACAGGATCTCTGGGATGCGGTCCGGGCCCGCCAGGGCGAACTGAAGACCGCGGGCACCAATGTGCCGGTCTGGGACCGGCGCCGCCCCAAGACCTTGTTTTCCGGCCTGATGGCCTGCGGCTGCTGCGGCGGCGGCCTTGCCAAGATCTCCAGGGACAGCTTCGGCTGCTCCCCGGCCCGCAACAAGGGGGCCGCGGTCTGCAGCAACAAGCGCACGATCAAGCAGGCCGACCTGGAAGCCCGGGTGCTGGATGCGCTGGCGAACCACCTGATGGATCCGGATGCGGTGCAGGCCTTCTGCGAAGAATACACTGCCGAGCGCAACCGGCTGAAGGCCGCAGCCGCCGGGAACCGCAAGGAAAAGGAACAGGCGCTCGCCCGCGCCAAACGGGATCATCAGAAGCTGGTGGATGCGATCATCGCAGGCATTCCCGCAGATCAGGTGAAGGACCGGATGATCGAGCTCGACACGCGGCGTCAGCAGCTGGAACGGGAGCTGGAGCATACCCCTGCCCCGGACACGGTGGCGTTTCACCCGTCGATGGCGGAGGCCTACCGCGAGCGGGTGTCGCGGCTGATCCGGAGCCTTGGTTCCGCCGAGGGCATGGAGGATGCCAAGGAGGCGCTGCGGGCTCTGGTGGAGCGGATCGTGCTGACGCCTGCGGCGGCGGGCGCTGGCCTGGATCTGACGCTGGAGGGGGATCTGGCCGGGCTTCTGCGTCTTGCGGCGGGTGCGGAAGGCGCGGACACAAAGAAGGCTTCGGGCGGTGCGCCAGAAGCCTTTGATATGTCTGATGAAATTGTGTTGGTTGCGGGAGCAGGATTTGGCCTTTGCCGAACGAAGATCACTCTAAAGAAGTGA
- a CDS encoding DUF3131 domain-containing protein produces the protein MTDINEDVSIPHLITVIDAFVDQNIPLACVVNPYDKQGRPHTAKSKLAQVLNGYLIGRSGLDVVPYVPELQSLSEHFQARAAHDAVFAMQGMLWSGGSARQPAKVLQAIACADQENPAAPRGVRSAGILNLLSVPAQSAPVRTETWGNGVVRLFGGNLLSLNDFDGKAQTAAASASQNIIYFSAKDFSGMDVKKLKAAAIWFASALSQQELDGEVSLLPVTDIQLRDTYGFKRTVCLHVLKPQENDRDQLSGYSGFTKFLQAAGIPHSAGNQFAGEADNGFWVPTDFQPKNAETSTAQHRMLPVEIESRSEAKIRTVRPLGPGIGIAFIAETGGAQGLEGAGFLQLPQRVVSDGGAAEAFESATAGTGDVVVFIQSEAIAFPPERRALETLLKDMLRDEETKFLLLEEFARTVAPAGPLPTRWRRTAAAAPELTRTRQNLSDAKRQELLEDARVAWQYFENFTDPRTGLCPATVDFAPGGRKHEAVTMWDVGSHINGLVAAVQIGLISQPDFETAIRKILPNITGRTFMGRHLPQGWIRTDRRKWGNRDFDGSDAGRLLAALDNLRRHSSFGEQLAKLVASWDLRKVIIEGEIHSVTNGELETSYVSHSAHYSALAFRRWGIAAKSPYEVFAGRSAADGQMALLEAAAKIGPFGAEPLLLEAMEMRMSKESAYLADVLFAAQLEDFRETGRLICVSEGAIDKSPWFLYQGLQLDAKKRTWAFDTVGQEPEYRTPEFREENLVISSKAAFLWSAYQPHEYSEKLYRFTRSAAKTKNGFASSIYLKTGRTTETYSDLNTNGVILQAIAHRLARSN, from the coding sequence GTGACAGATATCAATGAAGACGTTTCAATCCCGCACCTTATTACGGTGATTGATGCCTTTGTTGACCAGAACATACCGCTCGCCTGCGTGGTGAACCCCTATGATAAACAAGGCCGCCCGCATACTGCAAAAAGCAAACTAGCACAGGTTCTGAACGGCTATCTGATTGGCAGAAGCGGGTTGGATGTTGTGCCTTACGTTCCGGAACTGCAGTCACTGTCCGAGCATTTCCAAGCCCGGGCGGCTCATGACGCCGTCTTTGCCATGCAAGGGATGCTGTGGTCGGGGGGCTCTGCCCGGCAGCCGGCCAAGGTCCTGCAGGCAATCGCCTGTGCGGACCAGGAAAATCCTGCTGCTCCGCGCGGAGTGCGTTCTGCGGGCATTCTCAATCTCCTGTCGGTTCCGGCGCAGTCAGCTCCGGTCAGGACCGAAACTTGGGGCAATGGTGTCGTGAGGCTGTTTGGCGGCAACCTGCTATCCCTGAATGATTTTGACGGGAAAGCGCAAACCGCCGCAGCTTCTGCCAGCCAGAATATAATCTACTTCTCAGCGAAGGATTTCTCTGGGATGGATGTGAAAAAGCTGAAGGCAGCCGCGATTTGGTTTGCCAGCGCGCTGTCGCAACAAGAGCTGGATGGAGAAGTGTCGCTATTGCCGGTGACAGACATTCAACTGCGCGACACCTACGGCTTCAAACGGACGGTTTGCCTGCATGTTCTGAAGCCGCAAGAGAATGATCGTGATCAATTATCCGGGTATTCAGGTTTTACAAAGTTTCTTCAGGCAGCCGGAATCCCCCATTCCGCCGGAAACCAGTTTGCGGGTGAGGCCGACAACGGTTTTTGGGTTCCAACCGACTTTCAGCCAAAGAACGCTGAAACCAGTACCGCGCAACACAGAATGCTCCCTGTGGAAATTGAAAGCCGGAGTGAGGCGAAAATCCGGACGGTCAGGCCGTTGGGTCCTGGAATCGGCATTGCCTTTATCGCAGAAACAGGTGGTGCCCAAGGGCTGGAGGGCGCAGGTTTCCTGCAATTACCGCAACGGGTTGTCAGCGATGGCGGTGCGGCGGAAGCATTTGAGTCAGCCACGGCGGGAACCGGGGATGTGGTGGTTTTTATACAGTCGGAGGCGATTGCCTTTCCGCCTGAGCGGCGAGCGTTGGAAACCCTTTTGAAGGACATGCTCAGGGATGAGGAGACGAAGTTTCTCCTTCTTGAAGAGTTTGCCCGGACCGTTGCCCCGGCAGGGCCGCTGCCAACACGATGGAGGAGGACGGCTGCTGCCGCGCCGGAGTTGACAAGAACACGCCAGAACCTCTCGGATGCCAAGCGGCAAGAGCTTTTGGAAGATGCCCGCGTTGCCTGGCAATATTTCGAAAATTTCACTGATCCCAGGACCGGGTTGTGTCCGGCGACAGTGGACTTCGCACCGGGCGGGCGGAAACACGAGGCCGTCACGATGTGGGATGTTGGCAGTCACATCAATGGCTTAGTGGCTGCTGTGCAGATTGGCTTGATCAGCCAACCGGACTTTGAAACTGCTATCCGCAAGATCCTGCCCAATATCACGGGCAGGACCTTCATGGGACGTCACTTGCCGCAGGGATGGATCCGGACTGATCGCCGCAAATGGGGCAACAGGGACTTTGACGGATCCGACGCAGGCCGGCTGCTTGCTGCCTTGGACAACCTGCGCCGGCACAGCAGTTTCGGAGAGCAACTGGCTAAGCTTGTCGCTTCCTGGGACCTTCGGAAGGTGATCATAGAGGGTGAAATTCACTCGGTCACAAATGGAGAACTTGAGACTTCATATGTGTCACATAGCGCCCATTACTCGGCATTGGCCTTCCGGCGGTGGGGGATCGCTGCCAAATCCCCATATGAGGTCTTTGCTGGCCGTTCGGCAGCCGATGGGCAAATGGCATTGCTGGAAGCTGCGGCCAAAATCGGGCCGTTCGGCGCAGAACCCCTGCTGCTTGAAGCAATGGAAATGAGGATGTCGAAGGAAAGCGCCTATCTGGCGGATGTCTTGTTTGCCGCTCAATTGGAGGACTTTCGCGAGACCGGTCGGCTCATCTGCGTCTCGGAAGGGGCAATCGACAAGTCGCCCTGGTTCCTCTATCAGGGGTTGCAACTGGATGCAAAGAAACGGACCTGGGCCTTTGACACGGTTGGGCAGGAGCCTGAATACAGAACGCCTGAGTTTCGTGAGGAAAATCTGGTTATCAGCAGTAAGGCTGCTTTTCTCTGGTCAGCTTATCAGCCGCATGAATACTCTGAGAAACTATACAGGTTCACTAGAAGTGCCGCGAAAACAAAGAACGGGTTTGCGTCGAGCATCTACCTGAAGACCGGTCGAACAACCGAGACCTACTCTGACTTGAATACAAACGGTGTTATTCTTCAGGCCATTGCCCATCGTCTTGCCCGCTCCAACTGA
- a CDS encoding glycosyltransferase, translated as MTRFSFHQDRLETVSSSGRVFADPKRIRVRRVRAVLVALVTAVICWAVLFLDGAFSLQSALRELNPFYDEKHVYASYKVDGSSYHDQVHLASAFAVPEAETSCGDGRKQPLFSALANTAVPKIFGHVPVSSEQAFLSLEDSCGQIGVVVPEWISIVEKGGRPAVSVISKDTRIAVEEYIARTAMRPQLLPVILLGEARQKEVFLEGLADTERVAALAEDMAAAVTALNAQGACLDLTGLKPDAFRRLKPLMSNFSNAFRSRGLKACTILAGQQSHWKEEDLSDLFDQIILKLFQQPWVESVPGPLAPFNWTADLSAEAVQAVGADKLVVALGNFSVEWTSGVSKPEVLSYSEAMQRVSSSGAKLRFSAKAQNSFSRYRDAQGRQRKIWMLDAASAHNQLVRLKELGIANVAVWSLGQEDPGIWKVLQHQDASKDVLGAELHVVELNNYVDYKGHGAFIRIDQRATAGARQFSFEAESGLISNQTYSLLPKPYSIELYGKPDRRKLVLTFDDGPHEKYTKEILDILQEENVPGSFFVVGTSVMDAPDLVTRMVDEGHEVGAHSFSHPRMDQISNTRVDLEFSLSAKILAGSTGRKTLLYREPFQRSGGPISAERVASLEAAEARGFAIAGMEIVPKDWEGWDSGEIVNYVIDQVEQGSGNVILLHDGGQDRTATVDAVRPIIRSLRAKGYEFTTLADLLGTNRAALMPVAEGGSPAFDRVSFSIVWIAQQAVVVVFWTVLAIGIVRSAGILILAVLNRRERFTPLQRQPKVAVIIPAHNEAKVISQSIESVRTSGYKNLEIIVVDDGSTDDTLIEVLKFGHKSEVRLISQPNQGKWSALNRAILSTDAEFVVCIDADTQVGRNAITHLVRHFADPKTGAVAGKIIAGNRVNLLTRLQAFEYATSQNVERKAFDLINGILVVPGAIGAWRVEALKKAGLFSEETLTEDTDLTIQVNRAGYNIVFEPKAKAYTEVPEKVGQLLKQRLRWSFGMFQSAWKHKRAIIERRSVGLVSISDMFVFGYVFPLLAPIADLFVILMLYKLMAGGWAGEVGGSQHTQSAQYIWAYLALPALELLIAAIAITSDEDESRWSLLLFPIQRLVYRPLMYFSVIRSVLRAVTGRLASWGSVKRQGRDYGLVAGHT; from the coding sequence TTGACGCGGTTTTCCTTTCACCAGGACAGACTTGAAACCGTTTCGTCATCCGGCAGGGTATTTGCCGATCCCAAAAGGATCCGCGTTCGCCGGGTTAGGGCTGTTCTTGTTGCCTTGGTAACGGCCGTCATTTGCTGGGCTGTGCTGTTTCTTGACGGCGCTTTCTCTTTGCAGTCTGCACTGCGGGAGCTGAATCCATTCTACGATGAAAAGCATGTTTATGCTTCTTATAAGGTGGACGGTTCCAGTTATCATGATCAAGTACATTTGGCTTCGGCCTTTGCGGTACCAGAAGCAGAAACTTCCTGTGGAGATGGACGCAAACAGCCCCTTTTTTCGGCGCTGGCAAACACGGCGGTTCCCAAGATATTTGGTCATGTGCCTGTGTCATCTGAACAAGCATTTTTGTCGCTGGAAGACAGTTGCGGCCAAATTGGCGTGGTCGTGCCTGAGTGGATCAGCATCGTCGAGAAAGGAGGCCGTCCTGCAGTCTCTGTTATCAGCAAGGATACCCGGATTGCTGTTGAAGAGTACATTGCCAGGACGGCTATGCGTCCGCAGCTTCTGCCGGTCATTTTGCTCGGTGAGGCAAGGCAGAAAGAGGTCTTTCTCGAAGGCCTCGCAGATACAGAGCGAGTGGCAGCGCTGGCCGAAGATATGGCCGCCGCAGTGACGGCATTGAATGCACAAGGTGCATGCCTGGACTTAACTGGATTGAAGCCAGACGCATTCCGTCGCCTCAAGCCACTGATGTCGAACTTTTCAAATGCGTTCCGTTCCCGAGGGCTGAAAGCCTGTACTATCCTTGCAGGCCAGCAGTCCCACTGGAAGGAAGAGGATCTGAGTGATCTGTTTGACCAGATTATCCTGAAGCTGTTTCAGCAGCCTTGGGTGGAGTCTGTGCCAGGCCCGCTTGCACCTTTCAACTGGACGGCAGACTTGTCCGCTGAGGCAGTCCAGGCTGTCGGAGCAGACAAGCTGGTTGTCGCGCTCGGCAATTTCTCGGTTGAGTGGACGTCTGGCGTATCAAAGCCTGAGGTCTTGTCATACTCGGAAGCCATGCAGAGAGTAAGCTCCTCAGGAGCAAAATTGCGGTTCAGCGCCAAAGCCCAAAACAGCTTTAGCCGCTACCGTGACGCCCAAGGACGTCAGCGCAAAATCTGGATGCTGGATGCCGCGTCAGCACACAACCAGCTGGTGCGCCTCAAGGAGCTTGGCATTGCCAACGTTGCCGTGTGGTCTCTTGGGCAAGAGGATCCCGGAATTTGGAAAGTCCTGCAGCATCAAGATGCTTCCAAAGATGTTTTGGGGGCTGAACTTCATGTCGTAGAGCTCAATAACTATGTTGATTACAAAGGACATGGCGCGTTTATCCGCATCGACCAGCGCGCAACTGCAGGAGCACGTCAATTTTCCTTCGAGGCGGAGAGTGGCCTGATCAGCAACCAGACCTATAGCCTTCTGCCCAAGCCGTATTCGATTGAGCTCTACGGCAAACCGGACAGGCGCAAGCTTGTGCTGACCTTTGATGACGGTCCGCATGAAAAATACACCAAGGAAATTCTGGATATCCTGCAGGAAGAGAACGTTCCCGGGTCCTTCTTTGTTGTCGGCACCAGTGTCATGGATGCTCCCGACCTGGTCACCCGGATGGTTGACGAAGGGCACGAGGTCGGTGCGCACAGCTTTTCTCACCCCAGAATGGACCAGATCTCCAACACCCGCGTTGATCTGGAGTTTTCGCTCTCAGCCAAAATCCTGGCTGGATCTACCGGTCGGAAGACCTTGCTCTACCGCGAACCCTTCCAGCGTAGCGGCGGCCCGATCAGCGCAGAGCGGGTGGCCTCACTGGAGGCAGCTGAAGCCCGGGGGTTCGCGATTGCGGGTATGGAAATTGTTCCCAAGGATTGGGAAGGCTGGGACAGCGGGGAAATCGTAAATTATGTGATAGACCAGGTGGAACAGGGGAGCGGCAATGTCATTCTTTTGCATGACGGTGGCCAGGACCGTACTGCCACAGTAGACGCAGTTCGCCCGATAATCCGTTCACTGCGGGCAAAAGGCTATGAGTTTACGACGCTGGCGGATCTTCTTGGCACCAACCGGGCTGCGCTGATGCCTGTTGCCGAGGGCGGATCCCCGGCCTTTGACAGAGTTTCCTTCTCCATTGTCTGGATAGCGCAGCAAGCTGTCGTTGTTGTTTTCTGGACGGTGCTTGCAATTGGCATAGTTCGCTCTGCCGGCATTCTGATCCTGGCGGTTTTGAACCGCCGGGAAAGATTTACACCCCTGCAAAGACAGCCGAAGGTTGCGGTGATAATCCCCGCCCACAATGAGGCAAAGGTGATCTCCCAGAGCATCGAAAGCGTGCGCACCAGCGGCTACAAGAACCTGGAAATTATCGTGGTGGATGACGGCTCCACCGACGACACGCTTATTGAGGTGCTCAAGTTTGGCCACAAGAGCGAAGTCCGCCTCATCTCCCAACCAAACCAAGGGAAGTGGAGTGCGCTTAACAGGGCGATACTGAGCACAGATGCTGAGTTTGTCGTCTGCATCGATGCGGATACGCAAGTGGGCAGGAACGCAATTACACATCTTGTCAGGCACTTTGCAGATCCGAAGACCGGTGCGGTGGCAGGTAAAATCATTGCAGGCAACCGTGTGAACCTGCTGACCCGGCTGCAGGCATTTGAGTATGCAACGTCCCAGAATGTCGAAAGGAAAGCGTTTGACCTGATCAACGGCATTCTGGTGGTTCCAGGAGCCATCGGTGCGTGGCGGGTTGAGGCTTTGAAGAAAGCGGGATTGTTCAGTGAGGAAACTCTGACCGAAGATACTGACCTCACAATCCAGGTGAACCGGGCGGGGTATAATATCGTCTTCGAGCCAAAGGCCAAGGCGTACACCGAAGTGCCGGAGAAGGTGGGTCAGCTTCTGAAACAGCGGCTTCGATGGTCCTTTGGAATGTTCCAAAGCGCCTGGAAGCATAAACGGGCGATCATTGAGAGGCGTTCGGTTGGCTTGGTATCAATTTCCGACATGTTTGTGTTTGGCTATGTTTTCCCGCTGTTGGCCCCTATCGCAGATCTGTTTGTGATCTTGATGCTGTACAAGCTGATGGCCGGTGGCTGGGCAGGCGAGGTTGGAGGTTCCCAGCACACACAGTCGGCGCAGTACATATGGGCCTACCTTGCACTCCCGGCGCTAGAGCTGTTGATTGCTGCCATTGCCATCACATCCGATGAAGATGAAAGCAGATGGTCCTTGCTGCTGTTTCCGATTCAACGCCTCGTCTACCGTCCGCTCATGTATTTTTCGGTAATACGCTCAGTTTTACGTGCCGTAACCGGACGTTTAGCCAGCTGGGGTAGCGTAAAGCGCCAAGGACGAGACTATGGATTGGTGGCCGGCCATACATGA
- a CDS encoding DUF995 domain-containing protein, with product MSIQDWALALSGDYMKTAVKLMAAVLLGTIPSLVLADPKPRSAKPVPPQLVANIYAGNTDIWAEGCNGGIYYSPNQQARAWCGDNSDSLGAGQWEVDAQGRMCHQLSWYWPNGSRAGKSLGDQTCISHVVDRWGTVWRSWPNDSEWWPLAGKISGVKEYSGMKKGYKFHSNVMATRSKLGL from the coding sequence ATGAGTATCCAAGATTGGGCTCTTGCGCTTAGTGGGGATTACATGAAGACTGCCGTAAAACTGATGGCCGCCGTACTTTTGGGCACCATTCCATCTCTTGTTCTTGCGGACCCAAAGCCCCGCAGCGCAAAGCCTGTGCCCCCACAACTTGTAGCGAATATCTATGCTGGGAATACTGATATCTGGGCTGAAGGATGCAATGGCGGCATCTACTACTCACCTAATCAGCAAGCCCGCGCCTGGTGCGGCGACAACAGTGACAGCCTCGGCGCCGGGCAATGGGAAGTCGACGCCCAAGGCCGTATGTGCCATCAGCTGTCCTGGTACTGGCCCAACGGCAGCCGGGCAGGAAAAAGCCTTGGCGACCAAACGTGTATTTCTCATGTTGTCGACCGCTGGGGAACAGTTTGGCGCAGCTGGCCGAATGATTCGGAATGGTGGCCGCTGGCTGGCAAAATCTCTGGAGTTAAAGAGTATTCCGGGATGAAAAAAGGTTACAAATTCCATTCCAATGTTATGGCAACCCGATCAAAACTGGGGCTGTAG